The stretch of DNA GATTTGTCGGCCATACTCGGTGAGCTTAGCGCCACGCAACGTGAAATTGGCGGCTTCGATGCGCTGTTGGTTGGCGTACGTTTTCCGGCCGCCGATGATGACATCGGTTTGCAAGTCGCGCACCTGCTGCATATCTTTGCCGACTTCGCCAAACAAATCTTGGGCGTTGCGGCTGTAGCGGTCGCGTACTGCCGCGATGACCAGTTCTCGATTGGCCACGGCCACGGCGGTAATCGCCAGCACCGCAAGGACGATCGGTTTGACAATTCGTCGCTTGGACACGCCGGCCGCCTGAATGGCCGTCAGTTCATTAAACCGCTGAAACATCGCCATGCTAAACATGGCGGCAATCAACGTCAAAATGCCGCTGGTGCGGTCGAAGAATCCGATTGTGCGGTAGCCATAATACTCGCCGACGATCGACCAAAATCCGCCGTGCGCTTCTGCGGCACGCTGCAAATCATCGACATTTCCCACTAGATCGACGACCACGAACAACCCGGTGAGGCTGACAAAGCACGCCAAAAAGTTTTGGGCGAATTGGCGCAGCAAGTAGCGATCGAGAATGAGCATCTCTGAACCAATCGGCCGGTGTCCGGTGTCGGTGGGCAGGGTCGAAGCGTGAAAATTGCGCCGTCGCAGCGGAAACAATAGGCCGATCGATCCAGGTCGGTCAAGATCGATCATGCTAGCACTTGAGATTCAGTCGACATCTCATGGTGTAATCCCAGATACTGTCATTTCTTTCGGAGCATTCCTCATGCGACCGTTTATTGTGCTCTCGCGATTCCCTCGACGCTCGCTACCTGCTCGGCCACGACTCCAATTCTTGCTGACGTCCTTCTGACGCGGCTTTTTGTCTGACAACGGGATTTTTCAACGCGGCGTTAAAGTGCCGATCTGGGGAACGACTGATGCCGGCGGGCTTGTCGCTGTCAGCTTTTGCCAGCCAAGAGGTGACGACGACTCCGAAAGACGGCAAGTGGAAAGTTGAGCTGGCGCCGCTGGCCGCCAATCTTTACGGTAACGATTTGGTGGTGAAGCAGGGGGATCAAACCGTCACGCGAAAGAATCTCGTGGTCGGCGATGTCTGGCTCTGCGGCGGGCAATCGAACATGCACTGGCAAGTCGATCAAAGCGCCGACAATGAAGAATCGCTTGCAATGCCCGTCGATTCCAACCTGCGACTGTTTACGGTCCGGCGTCGAGGCAAGCCACAGCCCCTCGACACCCTTGAGGTGGCCAATGGCAGGAAGACTGCCCCTAAACGCTCCGCGACTTTAGCGCAGTTGGGTACTTCTTCGGTCGCGCTCTGCAAACAACAGTGAACGTCCCGATCGGGCTGATCAGCAGCATCCATTCCGCACCGACGTTGGGAGGTCGTCAAGCAGAACGTCAAATAAGACTGGCCGGCGGCATCCGCGCGCCCTCACGTACGCAATGAACGAGGCATCCGCGAAATCGTGCTAATCGTCGTGTGTTCTTGGTTCGCCCCGACCGTTTCCGAACAGACGCAGCCGGAGATTTGGGAATGCGCCAATCGTGGCCGTGCAATGGATCGCACGATAATCGACATCGCGGAAATTTTTTTCGCATTGCTTGACGCTGGAGGTGAATCTGACCGTGGGCCTATGGTCGAAATGAATCTAAGCTTGCTAGCATCGGCGCAAGGTGAGTGTTGACAATGAGTTGCGATTGTGCAGCCGAGCTTCTTTCCGCCTTGACCCTTCGATGATGGCGAACCTATAATCCTGCCACTCCAAACTTGGAGTTAAAGTCTCATCTCGTAAGGGTTTTCGTCTTTTCGATGGAGTGATTCTCTCCCCGGTCGCTTTGCGTTGAAGTAGCATCGTGCGGCGGCGCAAGCTTTGCACTTGCGTCTCGTGCTTTTCGTTACGCCCAGCTTATGGCGACAAGGAGTTCTTCTCTGATCGTGCGTCGTTCCGCGAAGTTCGTGCGGTATTTGCACCGTGCGCGCCATCGGTTGCGCGGTGATAGTCGCGCTGCGCGCTGTGTAATTCTTGCCGCGATGATCGCAGTGGTGTGGACAGTTTTTCCCCAATCCATCCATGCGCAAGTCGAGTTGCCGCAACCCGATCCGAGCCAACCGATCGTAATCACCGCCGAGCACGGCAGCCACTGGACGGAGGGAGCGTATGAAGTTTGGCAACTCCGCGGCAACTGTCGAATTCAACAAGGCGTTTCGCGGACCACTGCCAATGAAGCGATGTTGTGGATCGACCATGCAGGCCCAGCAAACGGGCCGCGCCATAAAGTCATCGCTTATCTGGAAGGGAGCGTGGCGATCGAGCAAATGTCGTCGCCGATCGCGGCAGGATCGTCCGAGGCGTATGGCCCGCCGACAATCGCGCCCACGCCGCTGGCGCGGCTTGAAGATCGCAACTGGTTCGGTCGACTGTATTCTGTTTCCACGCCGGAGGTGCGCATCGCAAACATCGAGGCCGAACCGAAGGACAAGCCGGCGATCTACTATCGCGCGATGGCTCGCCGCGCGCCGCGGCCGGACGCATTGCAGCAGGCACAATTCGAGACGACCGTACCCGGCTCGCCCATGGCAACCTTGGGAACTCGTACCTGGCAGGTGAACGGGCTAGGCAGCGCGCCGGTGAACTTTGAAGCCGTTCGACAACCCAGCGGGGAAGTTCAGGTGGTTGTCAGCGGCGGCGTGAACATCGTCGTCGAAGGGCTTAACGCTGCGGGCCTAGGAGGTGAGATCGTTGACAAGATTGACGTTTCGGCCGACCGCATGGTGATCTGGTATCAGTCCGGGCAGGAGCCTGGCGTCGGTCAGCCGGTGGCGCAATCGAGCGGAGAGCCGCTGGAATTTTATATGGAGGGAAATATTGTCTTCCGCCAGGGAGATCGCATCGTGCAGGCCAAGGCGATG from Pirellulales bacterium encodes:
- a CDS encoding LptF/LptG family permease; the encoded protein is MIDLDRPGSIGLLFPLRRRNFHASTLPTDTGHRPIGSEMLILDRYLLRQFAQNFLACFVSLTGLFVVVDLVGNVDDLQRAAEAHGGFWSIVGEYYGYRTIGFFDRTSGILTLIAAMFSMAMFQRFNELTAIQAAGVSKRRIVKPIVLAVLAITAVAVANRELVIAAVRDRYSRNAQDLFGEVGKDMQQVRDLQTDVIIGGRKTYANQQRIEAANFTLRGAKLTEYGRQISAANAFYQSADKHHPAGYLLQGVIAPKDLANKPSLSIDRETIIYTPLENNWLAPNECFIRSDVTFEHLASRADFRANASIVELIRGLKNPSLGFGADMRTAIHARIVQPFLDVTLLFLGLPLILARSNRNMFVAIGWCVVVVVLFYLVVLGCQYLGSSYLVSPSLAAWLPVFAFVPTAVWMSEPLRE